Proteins from one Primulina huaijiensis isolate GDHJ02 chromosome 18, ASM1229523v2, whole genome shotgun sequence genomic window:
- the LOC140964919 gene encoding GDSL esterase/lipase At4g10955-like isoform X1 codes for MRFMCLDLAMFLPLTGEISLVPTENCMTRKDGNYKRTVIACFIQTVYLLELDRQENRTTENALAPKWWIPFKYKLVETLIDERDGSIFGAILEWDRAAALTDFVLIRPSGAPRAVLALRGTLLKSPTIRRDIEDDLRFLAWESLKGSVRFSHALKALKSISEKYGSSNICISGHSLGAGFALQVGKALAKEGIFVEAHLFNPPSVSLVSSLRNIGEKAGIMWNRVKSIISSSTEIQTNGDDGSKSVTLGSKQWIPHLYVNNSDYICCYYADPDGKEDSSAEKENTKPRNESCAAKLFVLSKGKQKFLEAHGLEQWWSDDLEMQTALNNSKLISRQLKSLYSLPPPERSPSKA; via the coding sequence GGAAGGATGGTAATTACAAAAGGACAGTGATTGCCTGCTTCATACAAACCGTGTACTTGCTTGAACTCGATAGGCAAGAGAACAGAACCACTGAAAATGCTCTTGCTCCTAAATGGTGGATACCTTTTAAGTACAAACTAGTTGAGACTCTCATAGATGAAAGAGACGGATCAATTTTTGGTGCTATACTAGAATGGGATCGTGCTGCAGCATTAACAGATTTTGTGCTTATAAGACCTAGTGGTGCGCCAAGGGCTGTTTTGGCTCTCAGAGGAACACTTCTTAAAAGTCCAACAATTCGACGAGATATTGAGGATGATCTCCGGTTCCTAGCTTGGGAAAGTTTGAAGGGATCCGTAAGATTTAGTCATGCTTTGAAGGCTCTTAAATCAATATCTGAAAAGTACGGTAGCAGCAACATATGCATTTCAGGCCATTCTCTGGGAGCCGGTTTTGCTCTTCAAGTCGGAAAAGCTCTAGCCAAAGAAGGGATATTCGTGGAGGCACATTTGTTCAATCCCCCTTCAGTTTCATTGGTTTCAAGCCTAAGAAACATAGGAGAAAAAGCAGGGATTATGTGGAATAGAGTCAAGTCAATAATCTCTTCTAGTACTGAAATTCAGACCAATGGTGATGATGGCTCGAAGTCTGTGACCTTAGGATCAAAGCAATGGATACCTCATCTATATGTAAATAATAGTGACTATATCTGTTGCTATTATGCCGATCCTGATGGCAAAGAAGACAGCTCGGCGGAGAAAGAGAATACAAAACCAAGAAACGAATCATGTGCTGCCAAGCTTTTTGTGCTGTCAAAGGGCAAGCAGAAGTTTCTTGAGGCGCATGGTTTGGAGCAATGGTGGTCAGATGACTTGGAGATGCAAACGGCTCTGAATAACAGTAAACTGATTAGTAGGCAGTTGAAATCTTTATATAGTCTCCCGCCTCCAGAACGATCCCCGAGCAAGGCTTGA